CAGCTTCCCATTTGTACCGCCTGTGTTTGGATCGCCTTCACGTCGCGCAAACTCGGACAAAAGACGGGCAGACTTCACCTTGGATTTGCGTGGCTGGAATGGGGTGGGGTCGGCATGGACCTGCACCAGTCCGTCTTTCAATCGCACCGACAAAACACCTAGCCCAAGCCGCCGGCACAATCCCAGATTACCTTTGAACGCCCGCCATCCTGGCCTGCCTGTCCAGCGTGGAACGGCGACATAGACCAGATCGGTGACCGCCTGCCGCGCAACGGCCTGCTGCAGCAATGTCAGTGAAAAGCCGGCTTTGAGTTCAACAATCACTGGCTCGTCGCCACCCCGCATCGCCACAACATCCGCTGGGCCAACTTCGGATTTCACCTCATACCCCAGACCTTCAAGCCAGGATTTCACGGGGGCATAAAGCTCAGTCTCGGCGGGTTTTGACATGGCGTCTTTCTAACGTCAGCGATGCGCAAGCGCCAAGGGATTTACGAAATCCCATTCCCCGACTATCATTACGATAGCAAGAGGAGTGCCCTGCCAGTGATCAAGTAAGCCAATCACTTCAGATACCCCATCGCGGGTCGGTTTACATTCACACGACAGGATACCTCATGCGTAAAATCATTTATGATGTTGCCGTCAGCCTTGACGGTTTTATTGCAGCCCCCGGCGGAGATGCTTCGGCCTTCCCCGGCGAAGGCGATCACATTGCCCCCTACTTTGACAGGCTGGCCGGTTATGGCACCGTGATCATGGGGCGACACACCTATGAATACGGATATGGCTTCGGACTTGAACCCGGTGCACGTGCATATCCTCATATGGATCACCACATCTTTTCAACGTCAATCAATCTGCCCGACAACGCTGACATAACGATCGTGCGGTCTGACTGGCTGTCTTATCTATCCAAACTGCGCAGTGCGACGGGTATGCCGATCTATCTGTGCGGCGGTGGGCAGTTTGCTGGCTGGGTGCTTCAACAGGGATTGATCGACGAACTGATTATTAAGGCGGCGCCGATCACATTGGGCGCGGGCATACCGCTGTTCTCTGACGCGCTTTTAACAACACATTGGCAGACCAAAGCGGTGACACCATATTCCAACGGCGTCACTTTGCTGGAACTCACACGTTAGCCAAGTCGCGCCCACCATCATGCTGCAACGCAGCGCGTGACAAAGGCGGGCGCGCGCCCTATAAGGTTGGCAAATTTCAAAAACCTATCAAAACGGACATACCAAAATGACAACCCTCGTTTTTGGCCACAAATCACCTGACACTGACTCGACCGGCTCGCCCCTGATCTGGTCCTGGTATCTGAACGACGTGAAAGGCGTGGACGCCAAGCCCGTGTTGCTGGGCCAGCCCAACACCGAAGCCGCCTTCATGCTGAAGCGTTGGGGCTTTGATATGCTCGACATCATCGAGAACGTGGACGACGACCAGCCCTGTGTCGTCGTCGACACCAACAACCCCGCCGAACTGCCCGCCAATATCAACGGGGCCGACGTGCAGGCAATCATCGACCACCACAAGCTGGTGGGTGGTCTGGAAACCAAAGGCCCGATCGACATCACCATCCGCCCCTTGGCCTGCACCGCCACCATCATGTACGACCTGATGGGCGACGACGCCGCCAAGATGCCCAAGGCGATCAAAGGCGCTGCCCTGACCTGCATCCTG
This DNA window, taken from Aliiroseovarius sp. F47248L, encodes the following:
- a CDS encoding DUF2161 family putative PD-(D/E)XK-type phosphodiesterase, translated to MSKPAETELYAPVKSWLEGLGYEVKSEVGPADVVAMRGGDEPVIVELKAGFSLTLLQQAVARQAVTDLVYVAVPRWTGRPGWRAFKGNLGLCRRLGLGVLSVRLKDGLVQVHADPTPFQPRKSKVKSARLLSEFARREGDPNTGGTNGKLVTAYRQDAEKLAACLVKEGPMKGAALAKATGVANATRMMAINHYGWFKRVERGVYGLTAEGLAAFKD
- a CDS encoding dihydrofolate reductase family protein is translated as MRKIIYDVAVSLDGFIAAPGGDASAFPGEGDHIAPYFDRLAGYGTVIMGRHTYEYGYGFGLEPGARAYPHMDHHIFSTSINLPDNADITIVRSDWLSYLSKLRSATGMPIYLCGGGQFAGWVLQQGLIDELIIKAAPITLGAGIPLFSDALLTTHWQTKAVTPYSNGVTLLELTR